The Metabacillus schmidteae genome has a segment encoding these proteins:
- a CDS encoding glycoside hydrolase family 88/105 protein — MPKLQFDESEMIELIDKVVKRTFEMDFNWDWPGGVAFYGVAAAYEATEKQEYIDLLKAWVDERLEDGLPKLSINGVSIGHTLITLYNVTEDEKYLNVIKEMANYLQNDAARFADGIFQHTVNSVKDVFPEQAWVDTMMMAGLFLVRVGKLLDREDYFRDGLKQYHGHEEFLQDPVTNLYYHGWDNIAKNHMSSIYWARGNGWAALTMAKALELIEVQDPSYMVIDCSLRDQLSALVRLQGESGLWHTIVDDPTSYEEISGSAAIAAALLKRGSLYNKIIQKSINGIVNEIEEDGKVSKVSAGTAVMNDADGYKEVPYKRIQGWGQGLTLVFLAELIKSNRQVYN, encoded by the coding sequence ATGCCAAAATTGCAGTTTGATGAGAGTGAAATGATCGAATTGATAGATAAAGTAGTAAAACGAACATTTGAGATGGATTTTAACTGGGACTGGCCAGGCGGAGTTGCCTTTTATGGGGTAGCGGCTGCTTATGAAGCTACAGAAAAGCAGGAATATATCGATCTATTAAAAGCATGGGTTGATGAAAGGCTTGAGGATGGTTTACCAAAGCTTTCAATTAATGGAGTATCTATTGGCCACACACTGATTACTCTATATAACGTAACAGAAGATGAAAAATATTTAAATGTTATTAAAGAAATGGCAAATTATCTTCAAAATGATGCAGCGCGATTTGCAGATGGTATTTTTCAGCATACGGTTAACTCTGTAAAAGATGTCTTCCCTGAACAGGCTTGGGTAGATACGATGATGATGGCTGGATTATTCCTAGTGAGAGTCGGGAAACTTTTAGATCGCGAAGACTATTTCAGGGACGGATTAAAGCAATACCACGGTCATGAAGAATTTTTACAGGATCCTGTTACAAATCTCTATTACCACGGCTGGGATAATATCGCAAAAAATCATATGTCTTCCATCTATTGGGCGCGCGGAAATGGTTGGGCTGCTTTAACGATGGCGAAGGCTCTTGAATTAATTGAGGTTCAAGATCCGTCTTATATGGTTATTGATTGCTCTCTCCGTGATCAGCTCAGTGCCCTGGTAAGACTTCAAGGTGAAAGTGGTCTTTGGCATACGATCGTTGATGATCCAACCTCGTATGAAGAGATTTCCGGATCAGCTGCAATAGCAGCTGCACTTCTTAAAAGAGGTTCTTTATACAATAAAATCATTCAAAAATCCATTAATGGCATCGTAAATGAGATTGAAGAGGACGGTAAAGTATCTAAGGTATCTGCAGGAACAGCTGTTATGAACGATGCTGATGGCTACAAGGAAGTCCCTTATAAGCGAATTCAAGGATGGGGGCAGGGTTTAACTCTCGTTTTCTTAGCTGAATTAATAAAGAGTAATAGACAAGTGTATAATTAA